The Dioscorea cayenensis subsp. rotundata cultivar TDr96_F1 chromosome 18, TDr96_F1_v2_PseudoChromosome.rev07_lg8_w22 25.fasta, whole genome shotgun sequence genome includes the window TCTAATCAGGAACTGGACGTCACATGTGACGACAATATTTTGAACCTTGAACTCCTGTTAAGAatgaaagtttcaaaaaatttaatttgagaatGAAACATTTGATGTCAAAGTAGTTCTTGTAAAAGCATATGCAAATAGGTTATATCTTGAAACTCACATCAAATCCAAGCTTGTGAATAATACGAACATACTGGTAGAAAATGCATGATGTTAAGAAATTAGAATCACAAAAAAGTAgagatgatttaattctcataaTGATATACCTTTCTTGATGCTAATAGCGATTGTTCTTCGCTCTTAGTCTTAGCTCCAGTGCACACCTGAGAAAGAGAAGTTTAGTTTCTGACAGAGGAGATGACATTATCAAGATTTGaagtaaaaaatcaattttcttatACTAAGTGCAAACAATAAATTCTCTCTAAATGATATTGTTCCCATGTACAATGCTTGTGCACACAAATAATTGATGTTGAGTTTATAGTCTAGTGTATAAAAACAACTATTTACAGCTAAAGAGCATTATTCTAATGCAATGAAGGAAGGTGTACTAATAAGAAGACAATATCCAATTTATgaactatttataataatttcacAAATCCAATGCAAGCCACCTCTTGTTCAAACAATCATGCATAGATGAACCCCTCTACATTAATTTTTGAGCTTTGTTCGGTTTTCGTTGGCATGAATCTACTGAAGTTGACGAGTACCTAACACCATCAATTGAACAATCTCTACCgagggaaaaaaaggaaaaaagaaaaagaaaaattcttttCATCCATTAAGGACCGACATTCAACAGATCTGTAGATACTAGTTGTTTGAACTAAATTATCGACCattgtaatttttgtaaatttcaaCGATCTTGTTGATGATGGATTTATAACACCAATTATGATGATTCTATAGCCCTTTTCACTCAACAAATTAATTATCATCTTTCAAAAGAATGAGTGGTCTATGCAAACTATATAGTATAGTCTCCCTTTAGAACATAAATTTCACATGTGCCTAAACAATAGACTCAAcgatacaaagatagcattttGAGTTCATTACCATAAAAAATACACTACTCACCTATCTAAAATAGGCACTAGCATCAGTCAATAGGAAATAAGTACAGGATCAACATATTGACATCTATTTACATGATTCCTAATATGAAAGAATGAAGTAACAAAAGATACAATAAAGATGCCTCTACAAcagcatatatttttatcaaggGGTTCATAACATAGCTAAGCCTTAATGCTTCAAAATGACAATTTCAGTATTAAGCAAAAGGGTACACCTCTAAGTTAGGAAACATCATTCTTTAAAAATCTATCACATAAAAATGGATAGATTTTTAAAGAATGatctgtaaaaataaaaatcgtaATGTCCATTTCGACATTGCATCTTTCgataagaaaaaaaggaaacatcCGCCCCCATTGTGAGTAGCACAAATAGCAAAAACACACAGATGTAGCAATCAAATACTAAACTAATTAGTGATAAAAAGTCTAAACTTTGAAAATGTCTCCATCACTGGTAATTCTTCTTTGACGGCCAGATGTGGTCCAAAATATAATTCAAGCGAGTACTGTTCATGCTTTTATAATGTAAATGGTCTAACACTAAATcgactttttttccttttggtcGAGTAATGGTAAAAGCCACTTATGTACACGAGAAAATGAAGGCCTTGATGTGTCACTTGCAACTCTTTAGTCTATGTGTGGCTCCTTCCTTGCAGAAACTGGGAATGCATAAAATCACATAAAATTACCCTTTTCTTTTGACTTTGCTAGAGAACAACAACATCACTAACTTTGGAAAAGATACACTAAccttaaataactaaaatattttatttaaatagcaATCTCTACCAAGTTCTTAAAATTATTTCCTAATAATCTTACACAAAAACTTGCAAAAATTTGCTAGACCAGAAAATCAGACTGATAAAATAGctctaaaataaagaaaacaccATTTGGGAATTTAGCTGTTGATTATGCACTTCCAAATATACAAATCAGAATATGAAATAACTTACTTTTCCACAATAACAAAACAATTCAGCGAGATGCTCTTCAGTGACCTGAAATTCATTGATCAAGAGATTCAATATAGATCAAAAGAAATTTGATGGACagagatgataaaaaaaacctacaaaAAGAATTACGAAAGATAAAACTCATATTTCTTATTCAATAGGCGCACATGGTGATCAATGTCAGAAACATATAAAGTCCTCCTAATACTCTCCTCCTTCTGAGCTCTCCGAGCTCTCTCACTCATCCTCCTCCCCTGATTATACCCATTCCTTCTCTGCAAAAGTCCAGATCAAATTTCAATACTCCAACAATAAAAGTCCaaataaatcataatcctttgacttgaaaaagaaaaaccttcaacataaaattccaaattaatataaaaaactaaatctTTGACATAGAATTgccaaaaacaaatcacaattccaaaacacagaaaaagatgagaattttACTCGACGTTGCTGTTGATTATTTTGATTACCAGAAGGCCCATCACTGCTAGAATCCTTTATACTACCATCACCGCAACTACTGCAATTACCGTGATACTCCGCCGACCACCGATGAAACGAAAACGGGAGCGTCCGCCGATAGCCGGTGACCACCGGCTTGCCGCCCATCCGCTGCCAAGACACCAGCACGCGACGATGGCACAAACTCCTTTGCCGATGGATTCAACTTAGACAGCAAGTCAACCAACTTCTTCACATGACTCTGAAACTCTTGATCCCGTCCGACACCGGTGCCAGAAAGCTGATCATCGGACCTGATCGCACTCTCCGCAACCACTGCCATTCCCTAGAAAAAAAATCCctagaaaaaaaagaatccaACCATCGAAAAACAAATTCATACTATTAAACCCCAATCTCatatcaaaaccaaaataatcaCAACAAAAGAGGAGGGGAAGGTCCTTACCGTCAGGTTCCAGAGCAATGAGGCGTTCGATGATGGCGATAGGCGATAGCGTAGTGGAGTAGATTGGTCTTCACTTTGAGCTCAAGTAGCGATCGCAGTGCCTTGATGCCGTCTGGATCAAAGGTGAGGTGGTCTTCGAGTGTGCAGGCTTTCTCATCGACGGTGAGGGATTCCGGGAGGGTCTCAGACTGAGAGATGGAGGCGGCGGCGAGGGCTGGCTTGAGAGGACGAGAGCAGCTGCCACGACGGCGGAGGGGATGAGGGTTCTGAGAGGGTTGTCGTGGACCGTTGAGGGTATCCCCAAGAGGGGAAGAGGGTTTGGGGAGGCGGGCATGAAGAGAGGGCGGACGAACTAGGGCGTGCACGCgcgagagagagtgtgtgtgtgaggggtttttttaattattttttaaaacaaaattaatgtagaGCGGTTTAACTAAACCGgctctaaaaatatgaaaaaaatatcctatttttttatagagGGGGTTTTTTAAAACCCCTCTATTTAATTGCCTCTAAAGCTAATAAATGGTGTAGTGTATgtgtttaataaataaataaataaataagctaaATGTTTATTCTCTTGGTCTTGGgttattatgatttatatttattaaataattcccATATTAATTTAGTACCATTGTTACTCAAGTATTAGCCAAAATTGCATGTGTTGATTGaggtttttatttatgatagtATATATGTTGATCCATCTTCTTGATAATGGCTTCGATGAAGTTAATGCATGGTTTAAATTAAGGTCCTTGTCAATggaaaagaggagaagaagataaagttATTCTGATCGTGTGCTTTAGTTCAAGGGGATCACTCCAATACCTATATGTCAGATGACTACTTGAAGAAATTAAAGTAGTTAACTCTTTGTGGCTCTATTACATGTTCTAATTCCCTAAGTTCATATTATCAATAACCCATTACTTATTTTAGATGATGAAGACCTCTTTAAATAGCTTGAGTATGATGAATTATGCATGAGAAATTTAAATATGTGATTTCTCCTTTGCCTTATCAATCATCCGAATTTGTATATAAAAGCTTAGACTATGTAAATGTCCAGTAATACGGATATTTTCCTCTATATCAATATATAGTTCTTGTACGATAGATGtgcttatttattttccaaGTTTTTgtcattaaacaataattatgatggagaatataaaaaataataaataaaacttcttctataaaaataataagaagatattTGCTAATTGGGCTAAATATTTGAGCAATAGATGTAATAGATATTATTTGGCTTATTTCTTGCTTAATTGTGAATTTCAGTAGTTATTGACAATTTGAGGAAGATTGAACACATCAACATATGTTCAGAACCTTCAATCCCAACTAACATTTTGTTGGAATATGAAGATGCGCTAATGATACTGGAGTCttgttgatgggcatggtcttAAAGAAAGTATTTCAAGATACATAAATATTTCTCTAGGATATAACAAGCCTTTCTTTAGCTACTTGAGGGACTAGTAACAACAACATAGGTGCAAATTTGAGGGCAAATCCTtttaaaaatgagaatgatgaggacAAGGTTAACAAAAGTATTGATTCCATTCAAACTCTGATAGAGCTAGGCACTCATTTGTGAACTAAGCAGCTCTTAGAAGGTTTTAAATGGGTTAGTCAGAGAAGtttagatttaaattaatttgtggAGGTATCACAAGCCAGGAATTTATAATTCGAATTTTGTGATAATTGGAGAAATAAACCTTCTAGGATACAACATAGTTAGTACGAATTAAATTGAAGATTACTTACCATTTTGGCTTTGTAACATAACATTGACTCACAAAGAGAATCAATTTTAGTAAGACAATTggtatttttagatttattatggGAATGCATGGCTTGTTTGCCAAATTAGTATTTTCCTTAACTGGTTTGAATTAAGTTAGTGAATTGACATTAATTTAGGGCTTTTATTGGCTGCAAAATTCATTCACTTTTTGTATTTAAgaagccatttttttttttaccaaaataagAAAGTATGTTTCACCAGAAAAATTGTAAGTTCCTAGATTCTCTTTGATTCTTTGAAGAACTAATCCAACTTATCAAATTTTTTCCATGCCACTCAAACATTGGCTTATCGATCAACCTTCCACAACTGATTATGGCATCTTCACATATTGAGTTTCTTGCTTTGATATAAGCAATTGGTCGAGATTCAATCCCAAATTAgccttagaaaaaaaaattagggttagTTTCATTAAGAGTTTCATTACAAGTTGGCAAGGTTTGTATCAGTTTGTATGAAAGATTCTTTTCAAATAATCATGGCTCTTATTGtagattttgattttgagtTTCATCAAAAGGATGCCAAAACTGTGTTTCTTAAACAATTTATATGGTGCAACAAAAACATTATGAATCAGGTGACCTAAAGGACATGGTTTGTAGAGTGCCcaaatctatttatatatgGACTCGAACAAGCTTCTTTTCAGTTGCACTACAAGCTTTTATTAAGTTATTGTCTCATTTGGTTTTGAGACAAATATGATAAGTAATTGTGTATATCACAAGTTCAATGGGATTAggcattatttttttgttttatatattgacGACATATTGCTTGCCACAAATAATAAAGGAATGTTATAACCAGAAGATTTCTATCAaagaattttgaaatgaaagatcttgATGGTAGCTCCTTTTGTTTTACAAATCCTACAACATTAAGATGACCCTCAGTGTATTCTAAGATTTTCACAATGTAACTATATTGATAAGGTGCTTGAATAATTTGGCATGCAAGATTGTAAACCAAGTGATACCCTTATAGCTAAATAAGACAAATTTAGTCTTAGTCAATGCCTAGAAAACAATCTTGAAGTTAAGGAAATGCAAAAGTTCCCTGATGTCAGTAGGACATACGTTTATTATATGCTAAGGTATGTTCACATCCAAATATTCTATACATTGTTGGTATATTGGGTAAATATTTGAGTAACCCTAGGATGGATCACTGAAAAGTAGCGAAACAGGTTATGAGATACTTGCTAAGAAATAAAGATTATATGCTCACATATAAAAAATCTTATCAATTATAGATTATAAAGTATTCCAAATTTAACTATGTTGGATGTAAAGACAACAGAAGATTCACaccaagttatatatattttctaactaGATAAGTTATATCATGGAAAAGCGctaaacaagcacttataatTTCTTCCACTATGGAAGTAGAATTTGTTGCATGATATGAGGCATCTAATCATGGAATATTGCTAATTAATTGTGCTATGGGTTGTGCACTGTGAAGGGTGTTGAAAGACCACTCAAGATATATTGTGAAAATAAGTCAGCAATATTGTACTATTCCTAAAACAATAGAAGTTCATCAAAGttaaaacatattaatattaaattcttAGTTGTGAAGGAAAGAATGCAAAGTGGGCATCTATCTATAGAGCACATTGGGACAAACTCTATGATAGTGGTTCTGCTTACAAAGGGGTCACCACTCAAAGTCTTTTATGAGcatataatttatattgatGTTAACTTATATGATTATATCACATTATAGTGGAAGTTTgcattgcatatattttttggccattttatatttatattagatATATGTTTATGTATTTGGATGctttttgagaaaggcgacaagcacGGGAACCCGAGGGACGAACACGTGGGGAGGCAGGGCGCTCACCACCGAACCGTGCTCTCACCTTGCGCaagatggggatcgaactcggggagcaacgctcgacactcgaggcgaacaccctacgcaaaggacccgatgccaatagaccaaatggtcattggcttttgatgctttttttaattagaaataaagaaattcaatgttTTTCAGTGACACATTATATTAAAGCTTTGATCTTATTAAGGGAAGGGAGGACTAGTTGGAATTAAACCTGTACAAATTGCatttcatataattaatttctatGCTACACATCCATAATTGATCAATGCCATATAGTTATATTGGTATTTATGACCATTGATAGATTTAGTTGACAAAAAGTAACGGAAATCACTTTGATCCAATATTAATATAACTAATGGATGAGATTGTCTAGATATACTTCAAAGTTTAAAATAGCAAATTAAGGAGCTCATAAGGTTAATCATATTTAAAGTTACATATGTGGTCCAATGGGAGATTGTTGGAAAATTTTAACTTAAAGGTGCCACATATGTAAATTAAAATGTGtttatgctatttttcaatcaaactcaaGTAAAGTGGTCTAATTAAGAATGGGTGGAGTATAATTGTGATGGAATTATATGTAGAGACTagaacataatttttatttcgaTGAGgagcaaaattaaataaagtgaaattaaaatacatacatcTTTTTTAGAAAGTCTTCTCCATTCCCATCAGAGAGTATCAACTCTTTCAGGTTGAAAAGCATATAGAATTGGAAGATCATGACCTATTATAATTTTGGCTATGGATCTAGGTACGCTGCCacatctttaaatatttattctcTTAATTTGCA containing:
- the LOC120281941 gene encoding uncharacterized protein LOC120281941; amino-acid sequence: MGGKPVVTGYRRTLPFSFHRWSAEYHGNCSSCGDGSIKDSSSDGPSGNQNNQQQRRRRNGYNQGRRMSERARRAQKEESIRRTLYVSDIDHHVTEEHLAELFCYCGKVCTGAKTKSEEQSLLASRKYVRIIHKLGFDEFKVQNIVVTCDVQFLIRLEGLACSHNHFCSVITTTNLVINGAPFSVTK